AACAGCCCATGAGAGAAACAGAGGCCTGGTGTCAGGCAGACTTTGTTTTAGCAAGTGCCTTGgagaaagggggcttccctggtggcttagacggtaaagaatctgcctgccagtgcaggagatgcaagagacacgggttcaatccctgagtagggaagatcccttggagaaggaaatggcaatccactccagtattctttcctgaagaattccatggacagaggagcctggcgggttgcaggccatgggatcgcaaagagttgaacacgactgagctactaacactttcacttagggAAAGGAATTAATGTTTCTTTCTCACAAAGGCTGGTGGGGGTTGCTGAGGGCTCTTGGGGCCCTTGCCATATAGTagatcactggaaaaaaaatatttttataagcttTATACAGTgggattgggacttccctggtggctcagtggtaaagaatctccctggcaatgcaagagactcgggttcaatccctgggttgggaagatcccctggagaaggaaatagctacacactcaagtattcttgccttgagactcccatggacagaagagcctggctggctacagtacatggggttgtaaagattcggacacaactgagcgatgaaGGACacagtggaatttttttttgaaaattattttatatgcaaATTGAATTTAGAAAGCCAGAGTTGGGTCACTGCGGTTGAAGGTGGGGGCAGGAATACCCCGGGGCTCCCCCAGGACTCCCGGAGAACCCCAAGAAGCCCACTTATCCAGTAGGTTGGCACTTACTGTAAAAAGCATGTACAATCAGAGAGATGTACCATGTCTAAGGCTCTggctttgggttgggaagaaccaggtggggttgggggtggaggtggggaggggacacTCACCCCTGCGCTAGTTAGCCTCTGGCTGGTCCCAGGCTACGGGTTCATCTGAGCTGAACACCAGCTTGCCCACCCTCCCCTCTGGCCAGGCCCCAGCAGTCATGACCCGCCACTCACAGGATAAGAAGCATTGCCATCATTTTCCATTTAATGAATTTTATTCTATAAAGATAAGCACACTAAGATAAGAACTCCAGCCTCTTCCTTCCCCCCTTTTTGCTTGCCCATCTAAAAAGGGGTTTCTAGTTTCTTTATCAATAAAAGTTCAATGTTCACCTCAGTCAAGGTTGGTGCAGGATCTGAAGCAGAAGCTAGGAGCTGTCCGGAATGACTCCCATCAGCTTCATCAAACAGATTTCTTTCTCATAGACGTCAGGAATCATTCCCATTGAGGAACTGATCATGTGAACAGTGTTCTTGCCAAACAGCTTGAATTCATAATGGATAAGCTGCTCCCAAAAGCCATTGTTGGGCCGGATGATGGGGCGGCACGACTTGGTCCACATGTGGGCGTCCAGCAGCGACATGGAGTGGTACTTCATCAGGTAGGCGAGGCAGAAGGTGGCGGAGCGGCTCACCCCGGCAGCACAGTGCAGCAGCGTTTGGCCTTGCTTCATCTCCACGCTGTGGATGTGATCTGCAACAAAGTCAAAAAACTCGTAGAGGCGCGAGTTGGGACCATCCGCCAGCGGCAGTTTTACGTACTGGATGTCTTCGAAGGACGTGTCGGTCGCCTCCACTGACAcactgatgatggtggtgatgtggtTGGTAGACAGCATGGCTTTGTCCTTGGCTGCCACAGCGTTGCTGAGGAAGAGACTCTTGGTTATCTGGGAGAGGCCATGGGCCGCAGGCTGCCGGACAGCCTGAATTGGAAACGGACACAGAGGCGTTGCCATCGAGGCGGTGGCACAGCGGTCTCTGCGGTGTCCCAGAAGcgagttcaggaagcaacagctctGTGATGTCTCTGGAGAGGTTCTGGGCGACAGTATGCTGGTAACCCACTGGTCACTCTCCTTCTTCACTCCGCCCCCCCgattccccttccccaccccacctcccgtCGCTCGAGGGCGTCACAATTCCTCATGGCCCTTCCCATTGGTTCCCATGGCAAGGGCAGCTTGCAACAGGGAGGACTTGGCCGCAGAGCCAGATCTTCAGAGAAACCCCAGatctctctttttaaactttcttcaTAGTTACTTGTTTTCAGAGCCGAAATTCTTATGTCTCGATGTTTTAATGTTCTGTTACCAGATATCTCTTTTATGTTTCAATTATTGGACCACTCTGTACACAGTGTCTATTTTATTAGCGTTGAAGAACAGGGTTTACCCTTGTTCTGCAAAGTAACAGTATCATATTTCACATTGGGGCACAGCATTTGGCTCCTGTGATATGCTAATCTCTATAAAACTGCAGCGAGGTAGGGGTTTCCGCTGGCCTTGGTGACCTGGCCTGATACTTCTTTGTTGATTGTAGCCGTAGAATTATGCTCCTGCTCTCAACACATCAGGACTGTTAATTATAAGGGAACATTGCTGATACATAGCCCTTTATGGTGAAGTTGGCCTGTGGTGAACAGTTGTGACTAATTTAGCTATGTCACTGTCTATTTGTGCATACGGCCCGAATGATTTACCACCTGATTCTGCTTTATTACCTGAAACAACAGCTCAAATTATCTTGTCTACATTATCCCAAAAGAATGCCCACCTGCTTTGTAAACAGCACGTCATTTTGACCACTACTGATGGTCTCTTCCCAGTAATGTTAAAAATTCTGGAGCAAGTCAATGCTATGTCATAACTGGgccaaaaatagatttttaaaatgctccctGAGATTTGCATTTCCTCTCATCTAAGATTTTTGTAGGATTTGAAGATTTGAAACAACTATAACCTAAAACTAACAAATTATTTCATAGAGCAGCTCTGAGATCCATTACTTCCCCATCATTCCTTATCATTTTGGGTTATGTGCAAAGTTTGCtccttaaactttaaaaatgttatacaATTATTGGGGGAgcggggctcccctggtggctcagtagtaaagaatcttcctacaggagacctgggttcgatctctgggttgggaagttcccctggagaaggaaatggcaacccactccagtattcttgcctggagaattccatggagaggggagcctggcgggctacagtccatgagagttgcaaaagaattga
The nucleotide sequence above comes from Capricornis sumatraensis isolate serow.1 chromosome X, serow.2, whole genome shotgun sequence. Encoded proteins:
- the DUSP21 gene encoding dual specificity protein phosphatase 21 isoform X2, which codes for MATPLCPFPIQAVRQPAAHGLSQITKSLFLSNAVAAKDKAMLSTNHITTIISVSVERGDEARPNAAALCCRGEPLRHLLPRLPDEVPLHVAAGRPHVDQVVPPHHPAQQWLLGAAYPL
- the DUSP21 gene encoding dual specificity protein phosphatase 21 isoform X1, whose amino-acid sequence is MATPLCPFPIQAVRQPAAHGLSQITKSLFLSNAVAAKDKAMLSTNHITTIISVSVEATDTSFEDIQYVKLPLADGPNSRLYEFFDFVADHIHSVEMKQGQTLLHCAAGVSRSATFCLAYLMKYHSMSLLDAHMWTKSCRPIIRPNNGFWEQLIHYEFKLFGKNTVHMISSSMGMIPDVYEKEICLMKLMGVIPDSS